The Nitratidesulfovibrio sp. SRB-5 genome includes a window with the following:
- a CDS encoding peptide-binding protein codes for MNRTASPAPRATRAGLYLLALLLCLLLAACGDSAPRGDKDGGQNGTTGAGGNATSAQGGQAAAPTPGEPVTGDRIILGTIGEPSNLLPFIASDASSHEVSDQIFVAALRYDKDLNIEKWAAASYEVLENGTLLRFTLRDDIRWEDGKPLTADDVEFTYKLMVDPKTPTPYAEDYLAIQEFRKTGPLSFEVRYARPFARSLITWMHGIMPKHLLEGQDLMNTPFSRKPVGAGPYRLKEWEAGTRLTLEASPSYFLGRPYIDEVVYRIIPDLSTMFLELKAQRLDMMNLSPQQYLHQTNGAEWDMAWRKFQYLSFGYSYLGYNLSLPMFRDVKVRQALTCAIDRKALVAGVLLGQGMPTVGPYKPGTWVYNDKIDDYPYDPAKARELLAQAGWADTNGDGLLDKDGAPFAFTILTNQGNDQRIKAATIIQSQLKSVGIDVKIRTVEWAAFIKEFVDKGRFDAVLLGWNILQDPDLYDVWHSSKAVPGGLNFVGYKNPEVDDLLERARSTFDQAERKKLYDRFQEILHRDQPYCFLYTPYSLPIVSSRFQGLEPAPAGLTHNFTRWWTPKEQQRYRMQQ; via the coding sequence ATGAACCGCACCGCTTCACCCGCGCCGCGCGCCACGCGCGCAGGCCTGTACCTTCTGGCGCTTCTGCTGTGCCTGTTGCTGGCCGCCTGCGGCGACTCCGCCCCCCGGGGCGACAAGGACGGCGGCCAGAACGGCACCACGGGTGCCGGGGGCAACGCCACCTCGGCCCAGGGGGGGCAGGCCGCCGCGCCAACGCCCGGAGAACCGGTCACCGGCGACAGGATCATTCTCGGCACCATCGGAGAACCGTCCAACCTGCTGCCGTTCATCGCGTCCGACGCGTCGTCGCACGAGGTCAGCGACCAGATTTTCGTGGCCGCGCTGCGCTACGACAAGGACCTGAACATCGAGAAGTGGGCCGCCGCCTCGTACGAGGTGCTGGAAAACGGCACCCTGCTGCGTTTCACCCTGCGCGACGACATCCGCTGGGAGGACGGCAAGCCCCTGACCGCCGACGACGTGGAGTTCACCTACAAGCTGATGGTGGACCCCAAGACCCCCACCCCCTACGCCGAGGACTACCTGGCCATCCAGGAATTCCGCAAGACGGGGCCGCTGTCGTTCGAGGTGCGCTACGCCAGGCCCTTTGCCCGCTCGCTGATTACCTGGATGCACGGCATCATGCCGAAGCACCTGCTGGAAGGGCAGGACCTGATGAACACGCCCTTCTCGCGCAAGCCCGTGGGCGCCGGACCGTACCGGCTGAAGGAATGGGAGGCGGGCACCCGCCTGACCCTGGAGGCCAGCCCCAGCTACTTCCTGGGCCGCCCCTACATCGACGAGGTGGTCTACCGGATCATCCCCGACCTTTCGACCATGTTCCTGGAACTGAAGGCCCAGCGCCTGGACATGATGAACCTGAGCCCGCAGCAGTACCTGCACCAGACCAACGGGGCCGAATGGGACATGGCCTGGCGCAAGTTCCAGTACCTGTCCTTCGGCTACAGCTACCTTGGCTACAACCTGTCGCTGCCCATGTTCAGGGATGTGAAGGTGCGCCAGGCGCTTACCTGCGCCATAGACCGCAAGGCGCTGGTGGCCGGGGTGCTGCTGGGGCAGGGCATGCCCACCGTGGGCCCGTACAAGCCGGGCACCTGGGTATACAATGACAAAATTGATGATTATCCGTATGATCCTGCCAAGGCCAGGGAACTGCTGGCGCAGGCAGGCTGGGCCGACACCAACGGCGACGGCCTTCTGGACAAGGACGGCGCGCCCTTCGCGTTCACCATCCTGACCAATCAGGGCAACGACCAGCGCATCAAGGCCGCCACCATCATCCAGAGCCAGCTCAAGTCCGTGGGCATCGACGTGAAGATACGCACGGTGGAGTGGGCGGCCTTCATCAAGGAATTCGTGGACAAGGGGCGCTTCGACGCCGTGCTGCTGGGCTGGAACATCCTGCAAGACCCCGACCTGTACGACGTGTGGCATTCGTCCAAGGCCGTGCCCGGCGGGCTGAACTTCGTGGGTTACAAGAACCCGGAGGTGGACGACCTGCTGGAACGCGCCCGTTCCACCTTCGATCAGGCCGAACGCAAGAAGCTGTACGACCGGTTCCAGGAAATCCTGCACCGCGACCAGCCGTACTGCTTCCTGTACACGCCGTATTCGCTGCCCATCGTCAGTTCGCGTTTCCAGGGGCTGGAACCCGCTCCGGCCGGGCTGACCCACAACTTCACCCGCTGGTGGACCCCGAAGGAACAGCAGCGGTATCGCATGCAACAGTGA
- a CDS encoding RelA/SpoT family protein, translating to MIRIQDVLDKVASVNKNADLALIQKAYVYAAAAHAGQTRLSGEPYLSHPLAVAYSLAEMRFDEAAIAAGLLHDTVEDTTVSIEDIDTLFGEEVADVVDGVTKISQMTFESKEEAQAENIRKMILAMAHDIRVLIVKLADRLHNMRTLGFQKSHKQKLIAQETMDIYAPLANRLGLHRIKLELEDLSFRYLKPDVYAQIDEWLDTNQVVERHYIERVITRIREILEKNEIKGEVRGRIKHKYSIYKKMVQQDLTLDDMHDIIAFRVIVGDLRDCYAVLGLMHAQWKPVHGRFKDYISMPKANGYRSLHTTVIGPEGERMEIQIRTEEMHRLAEHGVASHWLYKEGSRVNPRDLEQFTWLHEILDRQKMETDSKEFMQSLRLDLFKDEVYVFTPRGDVKELPEGATPIDFAYLIHTEVGNHCAGAKVNGKLVPLGTALKSGDTIEVITDNSRRPSRDWLKFVKTAKARSRIQHYIRTEERERSIALGREMLEKEGRRMGINITKALRDGDLLPVIKELSLGSVEDLLSNVGYARYTPKKVLKRLLPKDEEAAAEEAAKAAEASAASAATREANRRADSVSIKGVDDILVRFARCCNPLPGDPIIGFISRGRGVTVHTSDCANVQTMEPERLISVFWDGQEDKPYPARIHLVCRNEKGVLAQITALLAEENVNIDSGNMRSMVDGKSEVDFTVEVRDVAHLYRALDKLRKLPTVVEVLRSTSTME from the coding sequence ATGATCCGCATCCAGGACGTCCTCGACAAGGTGGCGTCGGTCAACAAGAACGCCGACCTTGCCCTCATACAGAAGGCCTACGTGTACGCGGCCGCCGCGCACGCTGGCCAGACGCGCCTTTCGGGCGAGCCGTACCTGTCGCACCCGCTGGCGGTGGCCTATTCGCTGGCCGAAATGCGCTTCGACGAGGCGGCGATAGCCGCCGGGCTGCTGCACGACACGGTGGAAGACACCACCGTGAGCATCGAGGACATCGACACCCTGTTCGGCGAAGAAGTGGCCGACGTGGTGGATGGCGTCACCAAGATCAGCCAGATGACCTTCGAGAGCAAGGAAGAGGCCCAGGCCGAGAACATCCGCAAGATGATCCTGGCCATGGCGCACGACATCCGGGTGCTCATCGTCAAGCTGGCCGACCGCCTGCACAACATGCGCACCCTGGGCTTCCAGAAGTCGCACAAGCAGAAGCTGATCGCCCAGGAAACCATGGACATCTACGCCCCGCTGGCCAACCGGCTGGGGCTGCACCGCATCAAGCTGGAACTCGAGGACCTGAGCTTCCGCTACCTGAAGCCCGACGTCTACGCCCAGATCGACGAATGGCTGGACACCAACCAGGTGGTGGAACGCCACTACATCGAACGGGTCATCACCCGCATCCGCGAGATACTGGAGAAGAACGAGATCAAGGGCGAGGTGCGCGGGCGCATCAAGCACAAGTACAGCATCTACAAGAAGATGGTGCAGCAGGACCTGACGCTGGACGACATGCACGACATCATCGCCTTCCGGGTGATCGTGGGCGACCTGCGCGACTGCTACGCCGTGCTCGGCCTGATGCACGCCCAGTGGAAGCCGGTGCACGGGCGGTTCAAGGACTACATCTCCATGCCCAAGGCCAACGGGTACCGCAGCCTGCACACCACGGTCATCGGGCCGGAAGGCGAGCGCATGGAGATACAGATCCGCACGGAGGAAATGCACCGCCTGGCGGAACACGGCGTGGCCTCGCACTGGCTGTACAAGGAAGGCAGCCGGGTGAATCCGCGCGACCTTGAGCAGTTCACCTGGCTGCACGAGATTCTGGACCGCCAGAAGATGGAGACCGACTCCAAGGAGTTCATGCAGTCGCTGCGCCTCGACCTGTTCAAGGACGAGGTGTACGTGTTCACCCCGCGCGGCGACGTGAAGGAACTGCCCGAAGGGGCAACCCCCATAGATTTCGCCTACCTGATCCATACGGAAGTGGGCAACCACTGTGCCGGGGCCAAGGTCAACGGCAAGCTGGTGCCGCTGGGCACCGCCCTGAAAAGCGGCGACACCATAGAGGTCATTACCGACAACAGCCGCCGCCCCAGCCGCGACTGGCTGAAGTTCGTCAAGACGGCCAAGGCCCGCAGCCGCATCCAGCACTACATCCGCACCGAAGAGCGCGAACGGTCCATCGCGCTGGGGCGCGAGATGCTGGAAAAGGAAGGGCGGCGCATGGGCATCAACATCACCAAGGCCCTGCGCGACGGTGACCTGCTGCCCGTGATCAAGGAACTTTCGCTGGGCAGCGTGGAAGACCTGCTGTCCAACGTGGGCTACGCCCGCTACACCCCCAAGAAGGTGCTGAAGCGCCTGCTGCCCAAGGACGAGGAGGCCGCGGCGGAAGAAGCCGCCAAGGCAGCCGAGGCCAGCGCCGCCAGCGCCGCCACGCGAGAGGCCAACCGCCGGGCGGACAGCGTGAGCATCAAGGGGGTGGACGACATCCTGGTGCGCTTCGCCCGCTGCTGCAACCCGCTGCCGGGCGATCCCATCATCGGCTTCATCAGCCGGGGGCGCGGGGTGACGGTGCACACCTCCGACTGTGCCAACGTGCAGACCATGGAGCCGGAACGGCTCATCTCGGTGTTCTGGGACGGGCAGGAGGACAAGCCCTACCCGGCGCGCATCCACCTGGTGTGCCGCAACGAAAAGGGCGTGCTGGCCCAGATTACCGCGCTGCTGGCCGAAGAGAACGTCAACATCGACTCCGGCAACATGCGCTCCATGGTGGACGGCAAGTCGGAAGTGGACTTCACCGTGGAGGTGCGCGACGTGGCGCACCTGTACCGGGCGCTGGACAAGCTGCGCAAGCTGCCCACGGTGGTGGAGGTGCTGCGCTCCACCTCGACCATGGAATAA
- a CDS encoding flagellin, translated as MSLVINHNLMAMNATNNLSLSYGKLATSVRRLSSGLRVGTAADDAAGLAIRELMRADIASLNQGARNANDAISLIQTADGALGVIDEKLIRMKELAEQAATGTYTSDQRLIIDSEYQAMASEITRIANSTDFNGVHLLNGHLSGAHDGSGIEATGKLKVHFGSANDCAEDYYYIKIGNATASALGVGAQAADGKGKSISTQSAAQAALEGLTNAIISKDKIRASLGALQNRLENTISNLQIQAENLQAAESRISDVDVSMEMTEFVRQQILSQSAVAMLSQANSLPRLALNLLGT; from the coding sequence ATGTCACTGGTTATCAATCACAACTTGATGGCGATGAACGCCACCAACAACCTGAGCCTGTCGTACGGCAAGCTCGCCACTTCGGTGCGCCGGCTCTCTTCGGGCCTGCGCGTGGGCACCGCTGCCGACGACGCCGCCGGTCTCGCCATCCGCGAATTGATGCGTGCCGACATCGCGTCGCTCAATCAGGGCGCGCGCAACGCCAACGATGCCATCTCGCTGATCCAGACCGCCGACGGCGCCCTGGGCGTCATCGACGAAAAGCTGATCCGCATGAAGGAACTGGCCGAACAGGCTGCCACCGGCACCTACACCTCGGACCAGCGCCTGATCATCGATTCGGAATACCAGGCCATGGCCTCGGAAATCACCCGAATCGCCAATTCCACCGACTTCAACGGCGTGCACCTGCTGAACGGGCACCTTTCGGGCGCACACGACGGCTCGGGCATCGAAGCCACGGGCAAGCTCAAGGTGCACTTCGGCTCGGCCAACGACTGCGCGGAAGACTACTACTACATCAAGATCGGCAACGCGACCGCGTCCGCCCTTGGTGTGGGCGCCCAGGCCGCCGACGGCAAGGGCAAGTCCATCTCCACCCAGTCGGCGGCGCAGGCGGCCCTGGAAGGCCTGACCAACGCCATCATCTCCAAGGACAAGATCCGCGCCTCGCTCGGCGCCCTCCAGAACCGTCTGGAAAACACCATCAGCAACCTGCAGATCCAGGCCGAAAACCTTCAGGCCGCCGAATCACGCATATCGGACGTGGACGTGTCGATGGAAATGACCGAATTTGTGCGCCAGCAGATTCTGTCCCAGTCGGCCGTGGCCATGCTTTCACAGGCCAACTCGCTGCCCCGTCTCGCGTTGAACCTGTTGGGCACGTAG
- a CDS encoding DUF202 domain-containing protein, with protein sequence MTQPAHPDQSGQPSQSGLPSRTGQSGHSDGHAASPASVPTGQSAPSSLQPAPMDFQAVAPPPPADHDEPTCPPPPAPIIINEAQLVLAEKRTSLAALRTGIAIVALPMSLTTFLIATSRYYDTEDVLHFLLPVGTLNLVLLVLGAWLSLRAVRRLRQQEQTLRLLKERNGALAEFLK encoded by the coding sequence ATGACCCAGCCCGCACACCCCGACCAATCCGGCCAGCCTTCTCAATCTGGCCTGCCTTCGCGCACCGGCCAATCCGGCCACAGCGACGGCCACGCCGCGTCGCCAGCCAGCGTGCCCACGGGCCAATCCGCGCCATCCTCCCTCCAGCCTGCCCCAATGGACTTTCAGGCCGTTGCCCCGCCACCACCGGCTGACCACGACGAACCGACCTGCCCGCCGCCCCCCGCCCCCATCATCATCAACGAGGCGCAACTGGTGCTGGCGGAAAAGCGCACCTCGCTGGCGGCGCTGCGCACGGGCATTGCCATCGTGGCGCTGCCCATGTCGCTGACCACCTTCCTCATCGCCACCTCGCGCTACTACGACACCGAAGACGTGCTGCATTTCCTGCTGCCGGTGGGCACGCTGAACCTGGTCCTGCTGGTGCTGGGAGCGTGGCTATCGTTGCGGGCCGTGCGCCGCCTGCGCCAGCAGGAACAGACCCTGCGCCTGCTCAAGGAGCGCAACGGCGCACTGGCCGAATTCCTGAAGTAG
- a CDS encoding PQQ-dependent sugar dehydrogenase has protein sequence MPAAPFRMFALLWLALLALPVHAAAVSVPPQPVTSLAAPRAVVALSVAPPAPAALAVPDDLPLGELRLPPGFTVELYARVPNARQMALGTRTLFVGSMRAGMVHALPLDDTLRPLRVLRLAEGLTLPAGVAFHEGALYVSAVSRLLRYDRVEEWAHARADATQPPGTAASPPRPAIVRADLPSEMHHGAKVLGFGPDGMLYVPVGAPCNICRTGPRHGVILRMRPDGTGEEVFARGVRNTVGFDWHPETRDLWFTDNGRDWLGDDLPPDELNHAPVAGLDFGFPYCHGGTIADPEYGDLGACAAATPPARNLGPHVASLGMIFYTGRQFPAAYRGQVFIAEHGSWNRSTRIGYRVTLVRLEGGRAVSYEPFAEGWLRGGGPWGRPAALLMLPDGSLLVADDYAGAIYRIRYAGR, from the coding sequence ATGCCCGCCGCCCCTTTCCGGATGTTCGCGCTGCTGTGGCTGGCCCTGCTGGCCTTGCCGGTTCACGCCGCCGCCGTTTCCGTTCCTCCCCAGCCAGTGACCTCCCTTGCCGCCCCGCGTGCGGTGGTGGCCCTTTCCGTGGCGCCCCCGGCCCCAGCCGCGCTGGCCGTGCCCGACGACCTGCCTCTGGGCGAACTGCGCCTGCCGCCGGGCTTCACGGTGGAACTGTACGCCCGCGTGCCCAATGCCCGACAGATGGCCCTTGGCACGCGCACCCTGTTCGTGGGGTCCATGCGCGCGGGCATGGTGCATGCCCTTCCCCTGGATGACACGCTGCGCCCCCTGCGCGTGCTGCGGCTTGCGGAAGGGCTGACGCTGCCCGCGGGGGTGGCCTTTCACGAGGGGGCGCTGTACGTGTCTGCCGTGTCGCGCCTGCTGCGCTACGACCGGGTGGAGGAATGGGCACATGCCCGGGCCGACGCAACGCAGCCTCCCGGAACCGCAGCCTCTCCGCCCCGTCCGGCCATCGTGCGCGCCGACCTGCCGTCGGAGATGCACCACGGCGCCAAGGTGCTGGGTTTCGGGCCGGACGGCATGCTGTACGTGCCCGTGGGCGCGCCGTGCAACATCTGCCGCACCGGGCCGCGCCACGGCGTCATCCTGCGCATGCGGCCCGACGGCACCGGCGAAGAAGTGTTCGCGCGCGGGGTGCGCAACACCGTGGGGTTCGACTGGCACCCGGAAACCCGCGACCTGTGGTTCACCGACAACGGGCGCGACTGGCTGGGCGACGACCTGCCACCCGACGAGCTGAACCACGCCCCCGTGGCCGGGCTGGACTTCGGCTTTCCGTACTGCCACGGCGGCACCATTGCCGACCCGGAGTACGGCGACCTTGGCGCCTGCGCCGCCGCCACGCCCCCGGCCCGCAACCTGGGACCGCACGTGGCCTCGCTGGGGATGATCTTCTACACCGGGCGGCAGTTCCCCGCCGCGTATCGAGGGCAGGTGTTCATCGCGGAGCACGGCTCGTGGAACCGCTCCACGCGCATCGGCTACCGGGTGACGCTGGTGCGGCTGGAAGGGGGGCGCGCCGTGTCCTATGAACCCTTTGCCGAAGGCTGGCTGCGCGGCGGAGGCCCATGGGGCAGGCCCGCCGCCCTGCTGATGCTGCCGGACGGCTCGCTGCTGGTGGCCGACGACTACGCCGGGGCCATCTACCGCATCCGCTACGCCGGTCGTTAG
- a CDS encoding GNAT family N-acetyltransferase has protein sequence MHPTHASCVTQLTVEPVADPEIHPYTIDALHNGRVVGRLRGFVLEYHNVEGVAALAGLNHDDLREAVDAVRFAMAATHDAPISYVDVLLVAPAYRGYGLARQMLERSWLHADCGATLLRPCPLQFCLDWLRPEDLALIGPQCIGVDPKRSLASLTKFYQRIGYTALPGTDFWWRPLPLQR, from the coding sequence ATGCACCCGACACACGCAAGCTGCGTAACCCAACTGACCGTAGAACCCGTCGCCGATCCGGAAATCCATCCCTACACCATCGACGCGCTGCACAACGGGCGCGTGGTGGGGCGGCTCCGGGGCTTTGTTCTTGAATACCACAACGTTGAAGGCGTGGCCGCGCTGGCCGGCCTGAACCACGACGACCTGCGCGAGGCCGTGGACGCCGTGCGCTTTGCCATGGCCGCCACCCACGACGCGCCCATCTCCTACGTGGACGTGCTGCTGGTGGCCCCCGCCTACCGGGGCTACGGCCTGGCCCGCCAGATGCTGGAGCGCTCGTGGCTGCATGCCGATTGCGGTGCCACGCTGTTGCGCCCGTGCCCCTTGCAGTTCTGCCTGGACTGGCTGCGCCCGGAAGACCTGGCGCTCATCGGCCCCCAGTGCATCGGGGTGGACCCCAAGCGTTCGCTGGCCAGCCTGACCAAGTTCTATCAGCGCATCGGCTACACGGCCCTGCCGGGCACCGACTTCTGGTGGCGGCCCCTGCCGCTGCAACGCTGA
- a CDS encoding C40 family peptidase encodes MHMTTKHGPSPLFRACARLLPLLLALALAGPACVRQPSQPGPSDRIAQGADQPAATAASPIPNEGAGASCEIASRYEASAHADGSDSRFAEEEEDGDDTLADGVLSDIAELDEALAAMDESGDHHPKTEEVDDDMSAIDSRMRLVNVAMSKLGTRYRRGGSGETGFDCSGFTGWVYENMGVDLPRTSQSQFLEGRTIRREQLQTGDLVFFKRNKKRRIHHVGIYLEDGKFIHSSSSDGVVISKLDAKPWCNQWAGAKRVF; translated from the coding sequence ATGCACATGACGACAAAACACGGACCGTCGCCGCTGTTCCGCGCCTGCGCCCGCCTTTTGCCGCTACTGCTCGCCCTGGCTCTGGCCGGTCCCGCCTGTGTTCGCCAGCCTTCGCAGCCCGGCCCGTCCGACAGGATCGCGCAGGGCGCGGACCAGCCCGCCGCCACGGCAGCGTCCCCCATCCCCAATGAAGGGGCCGGGGCTTCCTGCGAAATCGCGTCCCGTTACGAGGCCTCGGCCCATGCCGACGGCTCCGATTCCCGGTTTGCCGAGGAGGAGGAAGACGGCGACGACACCCTTGCCGACGGCGTACTCAGCGACATTGCCGAACTGGACGAAGCTCTGGCCGCCATGGATGAATCCGGCGACCACCACCCCAAGACGGAAGAAGTCGACGACGACATGAGCGCCATCGACTCCCGCATGCGGCTGGTCAACGTGGCCATGTCCAAGCTGGGCACCCGCTATCGCCGGGGTGGCTCGGGCGAAACCGGGTTCGACTGCTCCGGCTTTACCGGCTGGGTGTACGAGAACATGGGCGTGGATCTGCCGCGCACCTCGCAGTCGCAGTTTCTGGAAGGGCGCACCATCCGCCGGGAACAACTGCAAACCGGCGACCTGGTGTTCTTCAAGCGCAACAAGAAACGCCGCATCCACCACGTGGGCATCTATCTGGAGGACGGCAAGTTCATCCACAGCAGTTCGTCCGACGGCGTCGTCATCTCGAAGCTGGACGCCAAGCCGTGGTGCAACCAGTGGGCCGGGGCCAAGCGCGTGTTCTAG
- a CDS encoding chemotaxis response regulator protein-glutamate methylesterase, with protein MITVVVVDDSAFMRKALSSMLEKDPEISVVAVGRDGEEGLELVRKHNPDVVTLDIEMPRMDGLTALRRIMMEMPRPVLMVSSLTTEGAESTLKALELGAVDFIPKQLSKVSLDIVRIEDELREKVKEISRRKFLRTPRSLRAPRPVGDGGAFTSSSSGATGYGGAGGTGGGAPSGGEGPRPVLTPRAGRPVRDIVAIGVSTGGPPAVQKVLSQLPADFPASILIAQHMPAAFTGPFAKRLDGVCRITVKEAENGERLRPGTAYIAPGGKHLRVDQKISMVEVVVTPEPAEALYKPSANVLIESVAQAMGRRTLGVILTGMGSDGLEGVRVLKQKGGRALAQSDATCVVYGMPKAIVDAGLADEIIDIDDMASAIMAGLYK; from the coding sequence GTGATCACGGTTGTCGTTGTTGATGATTCCGCCTTCATGCGCAAGGCGCTTTCCAGCATGCTCGAAAAAGACCCCGAAATCAGCGTGGTGGCCGTGGGCCGCGACGGTGAGGAAGGGCTTGAACTGGTGCGCAAGCACAACCCGGACGTGGTGACCCTGGACATCGAAATGCCGCGCATGGACGGGTTGACCGCGCTGCGCCGCATCATGATGGAAATGCCCCGCCCGGTGCTGATGGTCAGTTCGCTGACCACCGAAGGGGCCGAATCCACCCTGAAGGCCCTGGAACTGGGCGCCGTGGACTTCATTCCCAAGCAGCTGTCCAAGGTCTCGCTCGATATCGTGCGCATAGAGGATGAACTGCGCGAGAAGGTGAAGGAAATTTCGCGCCGCAAGTTTCTGCGCACTCCCCGTTCGTTGCGCGCCCCCCGCCCCGTGGGCGACGGGGGCGCTTTCACCTCTTCTTCCTCGGGGGCAACGGGATACGGGGGGGCTGGGGGAACTGGCGGCGGTGCGCCATCCGGCGGCGAAGGTCCGCGCCCGGTGCTTACCCCCCGCGCGGGGCGCCCGGTGCGCGACATAGTGGCCATCGGCGTTTCCACCGGCGGGCCGCCCGCCGTGCAGAAGGTGCTGTCGCAGCTTCCCGCGGACTTTCCCGCCAGCATCCTCATTGCCCAGCACATGCCCGCCGCGTTTACCGGCCCCTTTGCCAAGCGGCTGGACGGCGTGTGCCGCATCACGGTGAAAGAGGCGGAAAACGGCGAGCGCCTGCGCCCTGGCACCGCGTACATCGCGCCCGGCGGCAAGCATTTGCGGGTGGATCAGAAGATCAGCATGGTGGAAGTGGTGGTTACCCCCGAACCGGCAGAGGCGCTGTACAAGCCTTCGGCCAACGTGCTCATCGAATCGGTGGCGCAGGCCATGGGCCGCCGCACCCTGGGGGTCATCCTTACCGGCATGGGCAGCGACGGCCTGGAAGGCGTGCGCGTGCTGAAGCAGAAAGGCGGCAGGGCGTTGGCGCAGAGCGACGCCACCTGTGTGGTCTACGGCATGCCCAAGGCCATCGTGGATGCCGGGCTGGCCGATGAAATCATAGACATAGACGACATGGCCTCTGCCATAATGGCGGGGCTGTACAAATAG